In Polypterus senegalus isolate Bchr_013 chromosome 12, ASM1683550v1, whole genome shotgun sequence, the following are encoded in one genomic region:
- the LOC120541398 gene encoding EF-hand calcium-binding domain-containing protein 12-like: MSVNHIRNQKKMHRQRDLSRMGKSKRRVLVAPSMNARDPFGEPMWPLGISKLARVPEKKGNSFGTPGSEGSHGSQEVQRPVCSSDRSSSSPHESADSEYQQWLKQRRKLRGELDSMGDLKGWLQNKPQVTEMETAVMDRMELEKNARDAARAIQHGSATPLSSMAGGSSHKKPRWLSTPTPEIRTPSPHGMTIVQRYLRRTRLRLVDLFQHLDKSKTGQVSREDFRRIIREVGIPLSDKHVDELIVALSSKEGDSVNYRDLVTGRDMWILEARVDLKQQMKEKMTQETEFTGVWPSPSRQWEHQTVSPSTPFSYSTEYRSSPSSFLEVPSPNLEESRPLSYEDMEEIGKWDRERRRRENRSTSHLEWLEQCRVVRTGTPAVDSHSLPSTMKGDSGDRVDIYRRQCFREYSDILQLCQNYGIPLSAQLLERALLHPGDRLLMDSGHVLPIRQPGTSPAVQLFRDDKRTLANDSEEHLLPSSGRPSGRSQSERCPYPLKKCVSKGGKLMQLSTGAARIKSKTDCWLTFEEYQEITSHLKPHQSLRADPNAFWPGQLLENVRLCLADDQAKSSDALFYSTRQNSVINMATQRQSWPISDQGYVICGDIDRNKTYSLE; this comes from the exons ATGTCAGTAAATCATATCCGAAATCAGAAGAAAATGCACCGGCAAAGGGATTTGTCCCGCATGGGTAAATCCAAGCGCAGAGTTCTGGTCGCCCCATCCATGAACGCAAGGGATCCGTTCGGAGAGCCCATGTGGCCGTTAGGGATCAGTAAACTCGCACGTGTCCCTGAAAAGAAGGGTAACTCATTCGGGACCCCTGGATCTGAAGGTAGTCACGGCTCCCAGGAAGTTCAAAGACCTGTGTGTAGTTCAGACAGAAGCAGCAGCAGCCCCCATGAGTCTGCAGATTCGGAATACCAGCAATGGCTGAAGCAGCGCAGAAAGCTAAGAGGGGAGCTGGACAGCATGGGGGACCTGAAGGGATGGCTGCAGAACAAACCACAAGTCACTGAGATGGAGACAGCGGTAATGGACAGGATGGAATTGGAGAAAAATGCAAGGGATGCTGCAAGGGCAATTCAACATGGCAGTGCCACCCCACTCTCATCC ATGGCTGGTGGTTCGTCACACAAGAAGCCCCGGTGGCTCTCTACTCCGACTCCTGAGATTCGCACTCCCTCTCCTCACGGCATGACTATAGTGCAGCGCTACTTGAGGAGGACACGCCTGCGTTTGGTGGACCTATTCCAGCACCTTGACAAAAGCAAAACTGGCCAGGTGTCCAGGGAGGACTTCCGGAGGATCATCAGAGAG GTAGGAATCCCCTTGAGTGACAAACATGTGGATGAGTTGATTGTGGCTTTAAGCTCCAAAGAAGGCGACTCTGTCAACTACAGGGATCTGGTGACTGGACGAGATATGTGGATTCTAGAAGCTCGAGTGGATTTGAAACAGCAGAtgaaag AGAAAATGACTCAGGAGACAGAATTTACAGGAGTCTGGCCATCTCCCAGCAGGCAGTGGGAGCACCAGACTGTCTCCCCCAGTACACCATTCAGTTACAGCACTGAGTATCGCAGCTCCCCAAGCTCGTTTCTAGAGGTCCCATCCCCAAACCTTGAGGAGAGCCGGCCTTTGAGCTATGAGGACATGGAGGAAATTGGCAAGTGGGACCGGGAGCGCAGAAGAAGAGAAAAT agAAGCACCAGTCACTTGGAATGGCTTGAACAATGTCGGGTAGTCAGGACGGGCACCCCTGCCGTGGATAGTCACAGCCTGCCTTCCACAATGAAAGGAGATAGCGGAGACCGTGTGGACATTTACCGCCGGCAGTGCTTTCGGGAATATAGTGACATTCTGCAGTTGTGTCAGAATTATGGCATCCCACTGAGTGCACAACTCCTGGAGAGAG ctctgctgcaccCAGGAGACAGGCTGCTGATGGATTCAGGTCACGTGCTTCCCATCCGGCAGCCAGGGACAAGTCCTGCGGTCCAACTATTCCGTGATGACAAGAGGACTCTTGCCAATGACTCTGAAGAGCACCTCCTGCCATCCAGCGGAAGACCCTCTGGAAGATCTCAGTCTGAGAG GTGTCCATACCCACTTAAAAAATGTGTCAGCAAGGGTGGAAAGCTGATGCAACTGTCTACTGGTGCAGCCAGAATTAAAAGCAAAACAGACTGCTGGCTGACCTTTGAGGAGTACCAGGAAATCACCAG CCATCTAAAGCCACACCAAAGCCTCCGTGCTGATCCCAATGCTTTCTGGCCAGGACAGCTCCTAGAGAATGTGCGACTGTGCTTAGCAGATGACCAGGCGAAATCCAGTGATGCCTTGTTTTACTCCACCAGACAGAATTCAGTAATCAATATGGCGACCCAGAGACAAAGCTGGCCGATTAGTGATCAGGGCTATGTGATCTGTGGTGACATTGACAGAAATAAGACTTACTCACTGGAGTAA